CCGCGGGTCGCCGAGCAGCGCGACCGCGAGCGACACCCGGGCACGCTCGCCGCCCGACAGCGTGCCGACGACCTGGCGCGCGCGGTCGGCGAGGTCGACCAGCTCGAGGACGTGCTCGCTCGCCGGCGCGCCGAGGACGCTCGCGAAGTAGGCGACGTTCTCCCCGACGGTGAGGTCGGCGTAGACCGAGGGGCTCTGCGTGACGTAGCCGACCTCGCGGCGCAGGCCTGCGTCTCCGGCGGGTCGGCCGAGCACCGACACCTCGCCGGTGACCCGGCGCTGGACGCCGACGAGGGCGCGCATCAGCGTCGTCTTGCCGCAGCCGCTCGGCCCGAGCAGCCCGGTCACCGACCCCTCAGGCACGGAGAAGGAGAGACCCCGGAGCACCTGGCGCAGGCCGCGCGTCACCCGCAGGTCACGGACCTCGACAGCGAGTGTCACCCCCCGATCAGACCACCTCGGGCTCAGTCCGTCCGGAGCTCCTTGGCGGGGGCGCCCTTGAAGACCAGGCGACCGACCTTGCGCGGGACGTTCTGCAGCACCGACAGCGGCGCCATCGACTTGGGCACCCGCACCTCCGGTCGCTCGTCCTCGATGCCGCGGAGCACGGCGGCGACGAGGTCATCCATAGGTGTGATGTCGCGGCCGCCACTCTTCTCGGACAGGTGCCGCAGCGGGCCGTACTCTCGCGCGCCGAGGTCCATGTCGGTCGTCACCGAGCCGAGCGTCACGGTTGTGAAGGTGACCGGGTCGTCGCGCAGGTCCGCCCGCAGACCGGCCGTGAAGTGGGACAGGGCGGCCTTGGTGGCGCCGTAGGTCGCGAGGCCGGGGGGCGCGAAGACGGCCGCCATCGACGACACGTTGACGACGTGACCGCGGGCGCGCTCGACCATCAGCGGGAGCAGCAGCCGGCACAGGTGGACGGGGGCGCGGAGGTTGACCGCGAGCACCTGGTCGATCTCGTCGAGGGTCCGGTCGAGGAACCACCCGACGTCGGAGACGCCGGCGTTGTTGACGAGCACATCGACCGGCCCGTCGGCCTCCACCGCGACGACGAGCCCAGGGATGGCGCTGGCGTCGGAGAGGTCACAGGCGTACGCCGTGCCGCCGGTGCGCGCCGCGACCTCCCGGAGCTGCGGGCTGTCGCGGGCGACCAGCGCGAGCTCGGCCCCCCTCGCCGCGAGCGCGTCCGCGAGCGCGGCCCCGATGCCACGCGACGCACCGGTCAGCAGGACCCTTGCACCCTCGATCTGCACAGCACCCTCCGTCCACAGATCGAGCCACGACGGCCGACCGGTGACCGATCCTGCCGGATCGCTCGGCTAGTACTGCGCGGTGACGGTGCGGTTGACCGGGTCGACGGTCACGAGCCCGCCGTGGGGGACGATGACGTGCGGGTCGGTGTGGCCGAGGTCGAGGCCCAGGACG
This genomic stretch from Mycobacteriales bacterium harbors:
- a CDS encoding SDR family NAD(P)-dependent oxidoreductase, encoding MQIEGARVLLTGASRGIGAALADALAARGAELALVARDSPQLREVAARTGGTAYACDLSDASAIPGLVVAVEADGPVDVLVNNAGVSDVGWFLDRTLDEIDQVLAVNLRAPVHLCRLLLPLMVERARGHVVNVSSMAAVFAPPGLATYGATKAALSHFTAGLRADLRDDPVTFTTVTLGSVTTDMDLGAREYGPLRHLSEKSGGRDITPMDDLVAAVLRGIEDERPEVRVPKSMAPLSVLQNVPRKVGRLVFKGAPAKELRTD
- a CDS encoding ABC transporter ATP-binding protein, which encodes MTLAVEVRDLRVTRGLRQVLRGLSFSVPEGSVTGLLGPSGCGKTTLMRALVGVQRRVTGEVSVLGRPAGDAGLRREVGYVTQSPSVYADLTVGENVAYFASVLGAPASEHVLELVDLADRARQVVGTLSGGERARVSLAVALLGDPRLLVLDEPTVGLDPVLRRDLWQLFHQLAATGRTLLVSSHVMDEAERCDRLLLLRDGELLADDEPAALLARTGAADVEGAFLSLVAP